A genomic stretch from Telopea speciosissima isolate NSW1024214 ecotype Mountain lineage chromosome 7, Tspe_v1, whole genome shotgun sequence includes:
- the LOC122670089 gene encoding calcium uptake protein, mitochondrial-like has translation MYSCASLKRSATLVHLLPGIQHLNYRSIFNQAEGLSSSSSSLFASSSIVEDKWENSGFGFFLKSVSGIAVGSGLGFLYWYSSFSSTTLADCSTATKTTAEEDPQLHSSIQDAAEGKKFRYLFGDAFRRKVFFKYEKRIRMRSPPEKVFEYFASFRHPGGEVFMTPADLMRAVVPVFPPSESNLIREGYLNGERSPGELRCDPSNFFMLFDTNNDGFISFAEYIFFVTLLSIPEYSFSVAFKMFDIDHNGEIDREEFKKVMALMRSYNRQGVHHRDGRRTGRKVGTSVENGGLLEYFFGKDGKARLQHGKFIEFLRNLHDEILRLEFAHYDYNLCGTISAKDYALSMVASADMSQINKFLDRVEKLNNEPRLRDIRITWEEFKDFAELRKNLKPLSLAIFGYGKVNGLLTRKDFQRAASHVCGVHLTDNVVDIIFHMFDTNHDGKLSAEEFVRVLEKREKDIAEPIEAGFMGLISSWLSRSKSHSLA, from the exons ATGTATTCTTGCGCTTCGCTGAAGAGATCTGCGACCTTGGTCCACCTACTCCCCGGGATCCAGCACTTGAACTATCGTTCCATTTTCAATCAAGCAGAAGGCTTGTCTTCGTCTTCATCGAGCTTGTTTGCTTCGTCGAGCATTGTGGAAGATAAGTGGGAAAACTCTGGTTTTGGATTCTTTCTCAAGTCCGTTTCAGGGATTGCCGTCGGTTCGGGCTTAGGGTTCTTGTATTggtattcttctttttcttctacaacTTTAGCCGATTGCTCGACTGCAACAAAGACCACAGCGGAGGAGGATCCGCAGCTTCATTCTAGTATTCAAGATGCGGCTGAGGGGAAAAAATTTCGGTACCTCTTTGGag ATGCATTTAGGAGGAAGGTTTTCTTTAAATATGAAAAGCGCATCAGGATGCGAAGTCCTCCCGAAAAG GTTTTTGAGTATTTTGCATCTTTTCGGCATCCAGGAGGGGAGGTATTCATGACACCGGCAGACTTGATGCGAGCAGTTGTTCCTGTATTTCCTCCATCTGAATCAAATCTCATTAGAGAAGGGTATTTGAATGGGGAGAGGAGCCCTGGCGAGTTGCGATGTGATCCTTCAAACTTTTTTATGCTTTTTGATACTAATAATGACGGATTTATATCTTTTGCAGA GTATATCTTTTTTGTAACACTCCTCAGCATCCCAGAATATAGCTTCTCCGTGGCATTCAAAATGTTTGACATTGATCATAATGG AGAGATAGACCGGGAGGAATTTAAGAAAGTGATGGCTTTGATGCGATCTTATAACAGGCAAGGTGTTCATCATAGGGATGGACGGAGAACTGGGCGTAAAGTTGGGACTTCTGTTGAAAATGGGGGTTTGCTGGAATACTTCTTTGGCAAGGATGGGAAAGCACGCCTCCAACATGGAAAATTTATCGAATTTTTGAGAAATTTACATGATGAG ATCTTGCGGTTGGAGTTTGCTCATTATGATTACAATTTATGTGGAACCATATCGGCAAAGGACTATGCTCTGTCCATGGTTGCTTCAGCTGACATGAGCCAAATAAACAAGTTCCTTGACCGGGTTGAAAAACTGAACAATGAACCACGTCTTAGAGACATCCGAATTACATGGGAGGAATTCAAGGATTTTGCGGAGCTACGGAAAAATCTGAAGCCATTGTCTCTGGCAATTTTTGGTTATGGAAAAGTAAATGGTTTATTGACAAGGAAGGATTTCCAACGAGCTGCATCCCAT GTGTGTGGTGTGCATCTCACCGACAATGTGGTTGACATCATTTTCCACATGTTTGATACGAACCATGATGGGAAATTAAGTGCAGAAGAGTTTGTGAGAGTTTTAGAGAAACGGGAGAAAGACATTGCTGAGCCAATTGAGGCAGGTTTCATGGGATTGATTTCTTCCTGGCTAAGCCGTTCAAAGAGTCACTCGTTAGCTTGA
- the LOC122666725 gene encoding uncharacterized protein LOC122666725 isoform X1, with amino-acid sequence MDWFSWLSKTDLEPSLVYEYGLAFAHNELEEEDVTYFNHEFLQSMGISIAKHRLEILKLVRREKGGRLDAVSKLIAAVKKTKRSLSKYIHTWVHRNDSALVVVSKPNYSKRWRGAMLKRNKRVMTLKQERLMLTNGSPKVAGPPNGSGGSPVVYQLHNDDKVDDDDAYWASAVQEIRWDAMFQDLKPT; translated from the coding sequence ATGGACTGGTTCTCTTGGTTATCCAAAACTGACCTTGAGCCTTCTCTGGTATATGAATATGGCCTTGCTTTTGCACATAAtgagcttgaggaagaagatgtaACTTACTTCAACCATGAGTTCTTACAGAGTATGGGCATATCCATAGCCAAACATAGGCTAGAAATACTCAAGCTTGTTAGGAGGGAGAAGGGTGGAAGGTTAGATGCTGTGTCTAAGCTTATAGCTGCAGTGAAGAAAACCAAGAGATCTCTTTCTAAGTATATCCACACATGGGTTCATCGCAATGACTCTGCTCTCGTCGTTGTTTCGAAGCCTAATTATAGTAAGCGTTGGAGAGGAGCCATGTTGAAGAGGAATAAGAGGGTGATGACACTGAAGCAAGAGAGGTTGATGCTTACAAATGGAAGTCCAAAGGTTGCAGGGCCTCCTAATGGTAGTGGAGGTAGTCCAGTGGTCTATCAACTTCACAACGATGACaaagttgatgatgatgatgcgtATTGGGCTAGTGCTGTTCAAGAGATCAGGTGGGATGCTATGTTTCAGGATTTGAAACCAACATGA
- the LOC122666725 gene encoding uncharacterized protein LOC122666725 isoform X2, which yields MDWFSWLSKTDLEPSLVYEYGLAFAHNELEEEDVTYFNHEFLQSMGISIAKHRLEILKLVRREKGGRLDAVSKLIAAVKKTKRSLSKYIHTWVHRNDSALVVVSKPNYSKRWRGAMLKRNKRVMTLKQERLMLTNGSPKVAGPPNGKVDDDDAYWASAVQEIRWDAMFQDLKPT from the exons ATGGACTGGTTCTCTTGGTTATCCAAAACTGACCTTGAGCCTTCTCTGGTATATGAATATGGCCTTGCTTTTGCACATAAtgagcttgaggaagaagatgtaACTTACTTCAACCATGAGTTCTTACAGAGTATGGGCATATCCATAGCCAAACATAGGCTAGAAATACTCAAGCTTGTTAGGAGGGAGAAGGGTGGAAGGTTAGATGCTGTGTCTAAGCTTATAGCTGCAGTGAAGAAAACCAAGAGATCTCTTTCTAAGTATATCCACACATGGGTTCATCGCAATGACTCTGCTCTCGTCGTTGTTTCGAAGCCTAATTATAGTAAGCGTTGGAGAGGAGCCATGTTGAAGAGGAATAAGAGGGTGATGACACTGAAGCAAGAGAGGTTGATGCTTACAAATGGAAGTCCAAAGGTTGCAGGGCCTCCTAATGGTA aagttgatgatgatgatgcgtATTGGGCTAGTGCTGTTCAAGAGATCAGGTGGGATGCTATGTTTCAGGATTTGAAACCAACATGA
- the LOC122670049 gene encoding protein NUCLEAR FUSION DEFECTIVE 4 has translation MPVLKSGSRPPWVGLGAAVWVQIAVGNGYNFPLYSPSLKSVMGFSQQQLTMLGVANDIGENFGILPGVVCNKLPPWVVLSIGATACFLGYGVIWLAVSQTVQSMPYWVLWLALCVATNSSAWFSTAVLVTNMRNFPLTRGTVAGILKGYGGIAAAVYTEIYIAVLQNSSSMLLLFLTLGIPLVCFAVMYFVRPCTPAAAGDDSAEHGHFFFVQVASVVLGIFLLTTTILTDVLNLSAPLSYIFVAIMVLLLMAPFAIPVKMTLYPTNPKKPSTLGLPIGSSDSLIPGEGNSDKTKPLLTPSSSATQLGSLNDSDDASDIDILLAEGEGAVKKKKRPRRGDDFKFREAIVKADFWLLFLVYFFGVGSGITVLNNLAQIGIAQGVDDTTILLSLFSFCNFIGRLGGGAVSEYFVRSKTMPRTIWMTCTQVIMIITYLLFASALSGTLYAATALLGICYGAQFTIMISTASELFGLKHFGIIYNFMGIGNPLGAFLFSGLLAGYVYDKEAAKQQGLNLLTKSASCLGPNCFRLTFLVLAGTCCLGSVLSIILSIRIKPVYQMLYADGSFRHPQNLSH, from the exons ATGCCGGTTTTGAAATCAGGGAGTAGGCCACCATGGGTGGGTCTAGGAGCAGCAGTTTGGGTTCAGATAGCAGTTGGGAATGGTTACAACTTCCCTCTCTATTCCCCTTCTCTTAAATCTGTTATGGGTTTTAGTCAACAGCAGCTTACCATGCTTGGAGTTGCTAATGATATCGGAGAAAATTTTGGTATTCTTCCGGGTGTCGTCTGCAATAAATTACCACCTTGGGTTGTTCTATCCATTGGAGCTACAGCttgttttttgggttatggAGTTATCTGGCTTGCTGTGAGCCAGACTGTTCAGTCTATGCCTTATTGGGTG TTATGGCTTGCTCTTTGTGTCGCCACTAATAGCAGTGCCTGGTTCAGCACGGCTGTGCTTGTAACTAACATGCGGAACTTCCCTCTCACCAGGGGCACTGTTGCTGGCATTCTCAAAGGATATGGGGGAATAGCTGCTGCAGTATACACAGAGATCTACATTGCAGTGCTGCAAAACTCTTCTTCAATGCTCTTGCTGTTCCTCACACTTGGAATTCCTCTTGTATGTTTTGCAGTAATGTATTTTGTTAGGCCTTGTACGCCAGCAGCAGCTGGAGATGACTCTGCAGAACATGGCcactttttttttgtccaaGTTGCTAGTGTTGttcttggcatctttcttctcacAACCACTATATTGACTGATGTGCTCAACTTGAGTGCTCCTTTATCCTACATATTTGTTGCTATCATGGTTCTCCTTCTCATGGCTCCATTTGCAATCCCTGTAAAGATGACACTCTACCCAACTAATCCTAAGAAGCCAAGTACACTTGGCCTACCTATCGGTTCATCAGATAGTCTAATTCCAGGTGAAGGCAATTCAGACAAAACAAAACCATTGTTGACTCCATCTTCATCAGCAACACAGCTTGGAAGCTTAAATGACAGTGATGATGCTTCAGACATTGATATACTTCTGGCTGAAGGGGAGGGAGcagtgaagaaaaagaagcgaCCAAGGAGAGGGGATGATTTCAAGTTCCGTGAAGCTATTGTGAAAGCAGATTTCTGGCTTCtctttttggtttacttttttggggttgggtctGGAATAACTGTTCTCAATAATCTAGCTCAGATTGGAATTGCACAAGGTGTGGATGATACAACAATTTTGCTCTCTCTCTTCAGTTTTTGCAATTTTATTGGCCGTCTTGGTGGAGGTGCTGTTTCTGAGTACTTTGTCAG GTCGAAAACAATGCCTCGGACAATTTGGATGACATGCACACAAGTAATCATGATTATTACATATCTTTTGTTTGCTTCAGCTCTCAGCGGTACCCTTTATGCTGCTACTGCTTTACTCGGGATCTGCTATGGAGCTCAGTTCACTATCATGATCTCAACTGCCTCTGAGCTTTTTGGGCTGAAGCATTTTGGTATAATTTACAATTTCATGGGGATTGGCAATCCTCTTGGTGCATTCCTCTTCTCAGGTCTTCTTGCTGGTTATGTATATGATAAAGAGGCCGCGAAACAGCAGGGGTTGAATTTGCTCACAAAGAGTGCTTCCTGCTTGGGTCCTAATTGTTTTAGGCTTACATTCTTGGTTCTAGCTGGCACCTGCTGTCTGGGCTCTGTATTGAGCATAATCCTCAGTATTAGAATCAAACCTGTTTATCAAATGCTATATGCTGATGGTTCCTTccgtcaccctcaaaatttgagtcACTGA